From a single Vibrio tubiashii genomic region:
- a CDS encoding recombinase family protein, translating into MATHNLIGFARVSTQGQELEDQLHKLKDAGCKKVFSGKHSGKADTNKGALEELEAYVREGDTVVVTKLDRLGRSTPQVVTLIERLANKGVSVKTLEQGIDTSKDDAMSKAFYQMMLVFAEMERSMIQSRMEEGKQAAVRSGKHTSQSVKGGRKASYTEEQKQDVLDRINNGQSINSIAKDTGLTRQTIYRIKG; encoded by the coding sequence ATGGCTACTCACAACCTTATTGGCTTTGCTCGTGTATCAACTCAAGGGCAGGAACTAGAAGACCAACTACATAAGCTTAAAGATGCAGGATGCAAGAAGGTATTCTCAGGTAAGCATTCAGGCAAGGCAGACACCAACAAGGGAGCGCTTGAAGAACTGGAAGCCTATGTACGTGAAGGTGATACAGTAGTAGTAACTAAGCTTGACCGTCTAGGTAGAAGTACGCCTCAGGTTGTTACTTTGATTGAGAGACTAGCTAATAAGGGCGTATCGGTTAAGACACTAGAGCAAGGTATTGATACCAGTAAAGACGATGCGATGTCTAAAGCCTTCTATCAAATGATGCTGGTGTTTGCAGAGATGGAAAGAAGCATGATTCAAAGCAGAATGGAAGAAGGTAAACAGGCAGCGGTAAGAAGCGGTAAGCATACTAGCCAATCTGTTAAGGGTGGCAGAAAGGCAAGCTACACAGAAGAACAGAAGCAAGATGTGCTTGACCGAATCAATAACGGACAGTCGATTAACAGTATAGCTAAAGACACCGGACTGACTAGACAGACCATCTACAGGATTAAGGGCTAG